In one Molothrus ater isolate BHLD 08-10-18 breed brown headed cowbird chromosome 6, BPBGC_Mater_1.1, whole genome shotgun sequence genomic region, the following are encoded:
- the FOXA1 gene encoding hepatocyte nuclear factor 3-alpha has product MLGTVKMEGHETSDWNSYYADTQEAYSSVPVSNMNSGLGSMNTMNTYMTMNTMTTSGNMTSSSFNMSYANTGLGAGLSPGAVAGMPAGSAGPVNGMPAGVAAMGTALSPGGINAMSAQPAPMNGLSPYGGMNPCMSPMAYTQSNLGRTRDAKSFKRTYPHAKPPYSYISLITMAIQQAPSKMLTLSEIYQWIMDLFPYYRQNQQRWQNSIRHSLSFNDCFVKVARSPDKPGKGSYWTLHPDSGNMFENGCYLRRQKRFKCEKPANSKATQEGRKDQAGASNSSSNSPLHRGHNKPAQLDTATSLSSSNPSTSPQSMDHSGSSTELKTSASAASSTISSVPTLASVPHPPHSLAHEPQLHLKGDPHYSFNHPFSINNLMSSSEQQHKLDFKAYEQALQYSSYGASIPGGLPLGSASMAGRSSIEPSALEPSYYQGVYSRPVLNTS; this is encoded by the exons ATGTTAGGGACTGTGAAAATGGAAGGGCATGAAACCAGCGACTGGAACAGCTACTACGCCGACACTCAGGAG GCCTATTCCTCGGTGCCCGTGAGCAACATGAACTCGGGGCTGGGCTCCATGAACACCATGAACACCTACATGACCATGAACACCATGACGACAAGCGGCAACATGACCTCCAGCTCCTTCAACATGTCCTACGCCAacacggggctgggggctgggctGAGTCCCGGCGCCGTGGCCGGCATGCCGGCAGGCTCGGCGGGGCCCGTGAACGGCATGCCGGCCGGCGTGGCCGCCATGGGCACGGCGCTGAGCCCCGGTGGCATCAACGCCATGTCTGCCCAGCCGGCCCCCATGAACGGGCTGAGCCCCTACGGCGGCATGAACCCCTGCATGAGCCCCATGGCCTACACCCAGTCCAACCTCGGCAGGACACGGGACGCTAAGTCCTTCAAGCGGACCTACCCCCACGCCAAGCCGCCCTACTCCTACATCTCCCTCATCACCATGGCCATCCAGCAGGCACCCAGCAAGATGCTGACGCTGAGTGAGATTTACCAGTGGATCATGGACCTTTTCCCCTACTACCGACAGAACCAGCAGCGCTGGCAGAACAGCATCCGCCACTCGCTCTCTTTCAATGACTGTTTCGTCAAGGTGGCCCGGTCCCCCGACAAGCCCGGCAAGGGCTCATATTGGACCCTGCACCCCGACTCCGGCAACATGTTTGAAAACGGCTGTTACCTCCGCCGGCAAAAGCGCTTCAAATGCGAGAAGCCGGCGAACAGTAAAGCCACTCAGGAGGGCAGGAAAGATCAGGCCGGGGCCTCTAATTCAAGCTCCAACTCCCCCCTGCACAGAGGCCACAACAAACCTGCGCAGCTGGATACGGCCACCTCTCTCTCCAGCTCCAACCCGTCCACCAGCCCTCAGTCTATGGACCACAGTGGATCAAGCACGGAGCTAAAGACCTCGGCCTCGGCCGCCTCCTCCACCatcagctctgtgcccacctTGGCCTCCGTCCCACACCCCCCTCACTCATTAGCCCACGAACCCCAGCTCCACCTCAAGGGTGATCCCCACTACTCCTTCAACCACCCGTTTTCCATCAACAATCTCATGTCCTCCTCGGAGCAGCAACACAAGCTGGACTTCAAAGCCTACGAGCAGGCTCTGCAATATTCCTCTTACGGGGCCAGCATCCCCGGCGGGCTGCCCCTTGGCAGCGCCTCCATGGCTGGCCGGAGCAGCATCGAGCCCTCGGCCCTAGAGCCCTCCTACTACCAAGGTGTGTATTCCAGACCCGTGCTAAACACCTCCTAG